AGCCAGCAGGCCCACAACGGTGGTGGTGGCTGGAGACAGCAAAGAAGAAAGCCAGTGTGTCAGGGGCTCTGGGCTAACCTTCCCTGACTCTCACTCATCCACCCTCCTGTTcacccatctgtccatccatccatccatccacccattcatccattcattcactaatTTATCAGCCTGTCTATccctaaaatttttttattaaagtatagttggcattcaatatAATATTTGTTTCAGTTGTACAACTGAAATCACAGAgtaatttgacatttatataccttacaatgtgatcaccacaataagtctagtaacagtctgtcaccatgcaaagttAATATCAAAATAGCACATCTTTCCTTTTATCCACCCTCACTGAACTATTCTTGTGCCCATTTGTCCATCTACTCAGCCATCCATTCAACCatattctcattcattcattcattctctccatCCCTCTATCTGCCTATCCATTCACTCATCCAAACATCTATCCACCTGCCCACTTAGCCACCTGCCCcctgcatccatccatccatctatccatctatctccACCTTCCATTCATATTCCAATCTACCCATTCatccttatccattcatctactaagaCATCCATTGTCCACTTATCAATTCATCCATCCACTTATCCTCCCAcccattgattcattcattcaccagtcCACCCATTCATTCACCAGAATTGTTTAGGTGCTGTTGTGGGCACTGATGATGCTAAGGAAATGGGCCGGACACCTCCTCACGTTGGGCACTCCCAGTGCAGGAGAATCAGGTGAACCCTCAGCCTCGCTTGCTGCTCCTCAGCCACACCAGTCTCCTTGCAGTTTTCTGCACACCCCTGCTCTCTTATCTCCGTGCCTTTGCCCCTGATGTTCCATTACATGAAATGCCTTTCTACATTTGACCATAACTCCCACTTGTTCTTCCAGACTCAGCTCAGGTGATGCTTCCTCCAGGATACCTTCTTTAACATCCTTCACCCTCCTGGAATTTTTCCTTGCACCCTGTGCTTATCCCCGTTGTGCCAAGTATCTATTAGTTGTACATGCCTGCTGTACCCATCCTCACTAGCCACTGTGCAAGCCTGGTACAAGGACTGTATCTCCAACTATTGAGCATCTGTTATGTGCAAAGCACCATGGTAGATGCTGGTGATACTAAGACAGACATATCCTCACCCTCATGGAACTGACGTTCCAGTGGAGAGAACTGGACAGTAATCAGGAAAGCAGATAAGAGATTTCAGGTAGTAAGTGCTGTGCAAAATACAAAGCAAGACAAGAAGGAGAATCTAAGGAGAGGGGAGCTCCTACCTGGAGGCCATGGAGGACCTCGCTGAGACAGAGCCCTTAATGAAGTAGGGAAGCAAGATAAGTGAAGATGTGAGAACAGGAGTCCACGCAGAGGGAACAGGCCGGGTGTATATGAGCAACAGAAGGCAGGCCGGGGTGGCTGGAGCACGTGGAGCCTGGCAGAGGGGGCCAGAGGTGAGGTTGCTAAGAGAATGGGGGGTTGATCACGTGGAGCCTCATAGGCCACcataaggagtttggattttactCTGTGAGACAGGAAGTCAGTGAAGGGTGGATGAGCCTGTCAGGTGGCAGGATCTGAAGTCAGTTTTAACAGGACCCAGTTGGCCAGTGTGTGGCAAACCTTCTAAGGTGGCGGGCAGCAGAGGGGCCCATGAGATGGTTATTGTTCTACTGCAGATGAGAGATGGTGGAGAATTAATTGGGTATGATTACCATTAAGGCCTGGGCTAGCTCATTACAGAGACTAAGTGTGAGTCAGGGAAAAGCAACCGTTCAGGGCAGATGCCACCCTGCAGTCTCGCAGCTTAGCAAGTGGAGCGTAGGCTAGATTTCAGCGTCTGTCAGCCCTCTGCTGGCACCCTGTGCAGTACCCGCGCTGCCCAGCTGTGTGTGGTGGTCCAGGTAGAGAAGATGCAAAGTGGATggataagagagaaataaagggGGACCGACGATTAGGACTGAGATTAGCTCAGGGCAGGAGAGGGTGCTGTTAAGGATAgcatcccctccacccccgcccctgaCCATTTCTGGCTTGCTAAAGGGCCAGGAAGAATCAACACTCACTCCTAGGGCTTATCTCTGAGATTTGACCCAGGAGGGCAGACTGCTGACAGGTTTTTCCctttcattcatcattcattccaCAGCATGTCTGGACTGCTTACTATGTGACAGTGGGTTTACCTGCAGCTGCCTGCACCCCCCGCATTTTGCCACTGCCCCTCCTTGGGCACAGCTCTTTGggggccaggacccaggacagGAGGAGAATTGCATGGAAGGCCACGAGGAGCCAGCCTGCAAGGAGAAGCGCAGCTGAGACCtgccaggaggagagaggagtggAGGTGttgcctgggtgggggcaggaggatgTTCCCCTGCATACTGACCAGCTACTGAgtccttatccccattttacacgtCAGCAAACTGAGGGCCCAGGAGGTAGGGTCATTGGCCCCAGGGCACACCGCTAATTAAGTAGTAGAGCCAGGGTTAAGATCTGGGTGTACAACCACCACACCCGACCTACATTGACTACCTGCTGTACGGCGGATCACCTTTGTCGTTACCGGTTTTGAAGGCTGTATGATTTTCCTTACAGGTACTGGACTGGGAGTCCTGGCCCACTGCCCCCATTATTGAATTTGGTAATGTGCCTCATACCAGAGACTTCCAACACCTTGGCTGTGGTTTTCCAACCTAGCAGTGCGTAGAGGGTGGCCAGGTAGGCGTGTGCAGGTGGTACACGGCACAACTCAGACGCACTGGGATCACAGATTTGCATATATTGATTACAGTAATTCTCCAGCAGATGGCAGTTTAGTGTCCTAAAGAAGGGGCCCCTTGTCTTAATTTGTACAAAGGTGCTATATGGGCTGACACCTGCTTTTAGAATCATCCTGGGTGTTTGCTAAAATGCAAATAGCCagacccagcccccccccccccccccggctactcccacccccaccccgagtcaGAGGCTCAGGTCAGGGCTGGCGGTGGTGGTGCAGAACTTGGCTTTGTTTCGCGCCCGTGGGTTTGACAGTCCCCCTTCCCTCACACCCCAGGTCCCAGTGAATTGATGAGCAGAGGACTCACCTTCCAGGCAAAGTCCGGAATGTCATCCAGGGACCTGAAGATCCCACAGCTCTGGTTCCAGCTGTCACCCTGAGGCCAGGAGCAGTAGGAGAGGACGCCAAAGGAGAAGGTGGGCGTCTGGAAccaggcaggggagaggaggctgagggCCGAGATGCAGGTCAGGGAGAGTCCCAGAGCAACCCACACGCTGCCCACCATCGTGGCGTGTCAGTGACCTGGGGTCAACAAGCAAGATTAGTGTGGAGACTGTGGGGCAAGGAGAGGAACGGGGCCTTTAaaggtgccccccacccccacccccccgagccAGGGATGTGATTCTGTGTTCATACCCCAGGTCGTCCGACTACGTTCGACCTCATGATGCAATGGGAGATGCTAACAACTGGTGTGGAGAAGTGGTTTGTCCCAACAAGTCCTGGAAGTAGGGATCCCAAGTCTCCGAATAAATGTTAGTGCTTAGACCTTTGAATAATCCCACCCTGCATTGCACGTCATCATCACTGCTCCATGCAAGGCCCCCTCagtttcatccatccatccattcattcattcattcattcattcattcattctctctgccCATCAAGCCTTGCACTGTCCAAAAGGACTGTTTCTATCTACCCAGAGGggtcaccttttcttttctttttttaaatatattttattgattttttacagagaggaagggagagggataaagagttagaaacatcgatgggagagaaacatcgatcagccgcctcctgcacatctcccactggggatgtgcccgcaacccaggtacatgcccttgaccataattgaacccaggacccttcagtccgcaggccgacgctctatccactgagccaaactggtttcggcagggGTCACCTTTTCTACGTCACACAAACATGCTGTGTTTCTAGCAACCATCCTGCCCATTTACCCCTGCCAATCAGTGACCACTTTAATTATCTAATGTATATCTTTTTGTTCGGAGGTATTTTTGCAGGTATCTTTCATTTAAGTAAATGGCATTAGTTTAGAAAACCACatggagacccagagaggttatgtgacttgcccaagatccccTGGCAAATCAGGGGAGAACTGGAAATAGAAGTCAGTACTCCTGCCCCTGATTTATAGAAAGAAaccccccttcttcccccagccATATCCCTACCACTCCTCTTCCCCAAGTTTTTGTCCCCGTGGCTAGAtccaagagagagaggaggagcagaaggtggggaaggaaggtAAGGACTCCAGCGATGGCTGGAGAACTGAGGGTGAACCATGAGGACAGGGAGAATGTGATTGTGGAGTGCAAACTGCTCCAAAGGGAAGGTGAGACCCCACTTCAACCACTAACCAGCAAGCACCCCTTAGagtcccctccacccctccctgaaggggTGAGCATgacacccttccctccccaccctcttcccagccccctccAACACACATCAACAAATGCAGAGAGTTTATGACATAACCTCACGCTGCAAGGGCCTCTATAGAGTACCTGCTGTGgagttttccagatgaggaatgTGGATGCCACGGTGCCTCTGGTGGTCCTTGGGGGACATACTCAGATGGCACCTGGACCCAGCCTTCAGTGTCACTCAATCATAAAATGCCGGAACTGTTCAATTCTCAGCTCTCCTTCTGTCCGTCCCTCTCTACAACTAAGACTGTCTCTGTGGAAGCTGATGGGTCTTAAACTCCTCTCAGGCATTGATTTGTCACCCTCTCTCTTTCACAAAGATAGGGAGCCCCGAGCGGGCAGCAGAGTCAAGTGGGGATCTGGGGATACAGCTGGATTTtccttgtatttttgtttttgtttttggcacAAGAGTGATTGCCCATTTacaattgaaatttatttaaatgaaaaagtgaGTCAACATAAAATCTAACCTACACAATCATAGAGGAAGTCGGAAGGTGGTATGCCCACGCTGTCATTGATGGCCAGAACTGAGCCCAGAGGGGTTGAGCCTACCCAAGGGCACTCAAGGTCAAAAGCAGCTGAGCTGTCAGCCAAGCCAAGGGCATCTACACAGACTTCCCAGGGCCCGTCCTTTTCAACCTTAGTTTCACTTTAGGCCACCAAGCCTGGCCAGCACTTTACACATGGCAGGAACCCTGGGCTTGGATGCCGGCCAGTCACTCTGCCATTTCCCAGCTCTGTGACTGGGGCAAGTGGCcccatttctctgagcctcagtttctccatctgtgagaGTGGATTAGAAATCCCAAGGGGCAGGTGGCATTGGGTTCCATCACTGAGCAGGTGATGTAGACAGACCACATCCTCCCCTTCCCAGTGCTGTGACCTTGGGGATGTCCCCTCACCTCTctggaaaatgggggtggggttgtTGTGAAGGTCAAAAGGGATAAAATCACGTGTGTGTTgcagggggaagaagagagaagccTGGTCAGGTAGGTAGGTTGAGGTTATGTTGCCTAGACTTTTTATTCCCAGGATTAGAATAACCTCATGGCTGCTTTCCAGCAAGTGAGAGGTGGCCCTTTGAATGAGGGAAGATGGATTTTTTTCCCTCCTCCACCAAAACCGGACTCTCCTTGGGGTTTGGCAGGATCCCAAGGGGTGTAATTCCAGCCAGGAAGCCGGGGAGCCCAGGCGGACCGAGGCCCGTGATTTTGCCTCTGTCCGTCCCTGTGGCTCTCTGGGCGTTTCTGACCTTGAAAGGAGTTTTGTTCTCCAGATAATGTGCTCAATGTCACCTGGGAAAATCACGCTGACTGTCCAGGTGCCCAGAAAGCTAAATGAGGCATTATAACCCAAAACCACATCCGGCCAGGCTCCCCTGAGCTGGACTCCCGCTGAGGGACGCTTGCAAGGGACTGGGCAATTTCTCCTCCTGCTCAGCATTAACTGTCGGTGGCGGTCAGCGCTTCCTGAGCACCCACCAGCCCCGTGCTAAACACGTGGAGCATCTTGTTTCATTTAAGCCTCACGGCTGCTGGATGCTAAGTCCTGTTGTCTtggttcccattttacagatgactaaATGAAGGCTAATTTTATACCCTCCAGAGTGGTGGACCAGGGACTTTCACCCCGGGAATCGGGCACCTGACTCTGGGCCCTAAGCCCAAAGCGATATTAAAGGGTTAGATTAAAAGTCAAATACCCCAgtggtttcctggggctgcccGGGCGGTCGCCcctcccactgctgcagccagggAGCACGGACAGCCCCCGGGGAGCCCTAGTCGGCCAGCGTGGGAGAGCTGGGATTTGGGAGTTCAGAGGTGGTTGCTAGTGCCTTGTTATATCCCCAAGCCAAGTCCCTCGCTTATCCTGGCTTCCATATCCTCATCGGTCAGCTGAAGGGGTTCATCATTTATTCAGCTTACACATGCCCAGCTCTGTGTGACCCTCACAGATACAGTGTGAATAGAACataagtccctgccctcaaggagcttaggGCTTTGTGGGCTAGACAAATAAACAGGGTAGAACAAATATGGCGTATCTGtccttccatccacccatccacccaggaactattctaggtgctggggatttAGCAAAATTA
The sequence above is drawn from the Myotis daubentonii chromosome 19, mMyoDau2.1, whole genome shotgun sequence genome and encodes:
- the LHFPL7 gene encoding LHFPL tetraspan subfamily member 7 protein, translating into MVGSVWVALGLSLTCISALSLLSPAWFQTPTFSFGVLSYCSWPQGDSWNQSCGIFRSLDDIPDFAWKVSAALLLAGWLLVAFHAILLLSWVLAPKELCPRRGSGKMRGVQAAAATTTVVGLLAFPIGLASPFAKEACGSSSVYRSGQCQLGWGYVTAILNAVLASILAVIRWPRATKVQGRTIRFSSDTEKIILMPEVRK